Sequence from the Drosophila innubila isolate TH190305 chromosome 3L unlocalized genomic scaffold, UK_Dinn_1.0 0_D_3L, whole genome shotgun sequence genome:
CCGTTGCCCTTCGTTCAGAGTTTCAAGCTGTCCAATTTGCCCAACTTTGTGCCCAGCAGCGACCATGATCCCCAAATGGATGGTGAGCTCAAGGAGTGCTGTGGTCGAGTGTTTGTGGACTCCGTGCCCGAGTTCAATTTGCCCATGGACAAGATGCTTGATTTCAGTGAACTGGATGTTATACTGATCTCCAACTATCTCAACATGCTGGCACTACCCTACATAACGGAAAATACGGGCTTTAAGGGCAAAGTCTATGCGACGGAGCCAACGCTGCAGATCGGACGATTCTTTCTCGAGGAACTCGTGGATTACATTGAAGTGTCGCCTAAGGCATGCACGGCACGTCTGTGGAAGGAGAAGCTGCATCTGCTGCCCACTCCATTGAGTGAGGCCTTTCGCGCCAAAAAGTGGCGCACCATTTTCAGCTTGAAGGATGTGCAGGGCAGTCTGTCCAAGGTGACCATCATGGGCTATGACGAGAAGCTGGATATTCTGGGCGCTTTTATTGCCACGCCGGTCAGTTCTGGTTACTGCCTGGGCTCCAGCAACTGGGTGCTCAGCACTGCGCATGAGAAGATTTGCTATGTGAGCGGCTCCTCAACACTAACAACACATCCGCGTCCCATCAATCAGTCGGCGCTCAAGCACGCCGATGTATTGATTATGACTGGACTGACGCAGGCTCCCACTGTGAATCCAGACACAAAGCTGGGGGAACTCTGCATGAATGTGGCACTGACCATACGTAACAATGGCTCAGCACTGATCCCATGTTATCCATCGGGCGTTGTCTATGATTTGTTCGAGTGTCTCACTCAAAATCTGGAGAATGCTGGTCTCAACAATGTGCCCATGTTCTTTATATCGCCGGTGGCAGACAGCTCATTGGCCTACTCCAACATTCTGGCCGAGTGGTTAAGTTCGGCCAAGCAGAATAAGGTCTATCTGCCAGATGATCCCTTTCCACACGCCTTCTATCTGCGCAATAACAAACTGAAGCACTATAACCACGTATTCTCCGAGGGCTTTAGCAAGGATTTCCGACAGGTGAGTTGACTTTTTGACCTGTTGAATGCATCTTAACCTACTTTCTCCTCAGCCCTGTGTTGTGTTCTGTGGTCATCCCAGTCTGCGTTTTGGCGATGCCGTGCATTTCATAGAAATGTGGGGAAATAATCCGAATAATTCGATTATATTCACGGAACCAGACTTCCCATACCTGCAAGTATTGGCGCCGTTTCAGCCGCTGGCCATGAAGGCCTTTTACTGTCCCATCGACACCTCACTAAACTATCAGCAGGCCAACAAGCTGATCAAGGAGCTGAAACCCAATGTCCTGGTTATACCGGAGGCGTACACCAAGCCACATCCTTCGGCACCCAATCTGTTCATCGAGCAGCCCGATAAGAAGATCATTACCTTCAAATGTGGCGAGATTATCAGATTGCCATTGAAGCGTAAGCTGGACCGCATCTTTATTGCCTCGGAGCTGGCACAGAAGATATTGGCTCGTGAGGTGGCGGCTGGTGTGTCACTCTCCACGCTTACGGGTGTCCTGCAGGTCAAGGACAAGGTTCACTGCATACAGCCGTGTGCGGAGACTGTCAAGGATGAGCCCAACACAAGCAGCTCCAAGGCGCCCTCCAAGGAGGACGTGCTCAAGAATGTCAAATATGAATATGGCAGCATTGATGTGGACACGCTAATGAAGCGCTTGGCTCAGGATGGTTTCTCCAACATCAAAATGGACCGCAGTGGCGGCCACCTGACGCTGCAGCTGGTCAACGAGGACACCACCATCAAGTTTGAGGACAATGAGACGCACATCATTTGCGGTGGCAAACCCACGACGCGCCTTAAACTACGTGACACTCTGCTCAAGTGCTTGCAGAGTTTCTAAGAAtctaaacatttaaatatatatacatttaatttctataaaacaacaattaattatttagctATTGCTTAGCAGCCAAAATATTAGCACAGCGTGTGCAAATCTCCTGCTCCAGAATGCCAAAGCGACGACATCGAGGACAAAGTGACGCCTTGGAGCTGTCTAGCTTTACTTGTGCCACATCCGCTCCAGCTGCCACCTCCGCCCGCAATAAGACGCTTCCCACTTGCAGAATCTCGCAGAGTTCCGAGTTGGTCACGGGCACATTCAACTTTCCATGTAAAGCACACAGCTGCTCCAATTGTTGCTTTGAGTTGCAATCGATGCTCACTGCGAGATTCCAGCTATTGACATCACCCGCCTGCTGGTTAATAATGCGTTTGATATCCAATGCTGTATTTACCACCTCACTGGCCTCCAGGTTATGCCAATCCTTGCGAGCCTGCACTGTTTGCTCGTGAAAGGCGCCACCAGTTGCATCGTAATAGCTCCAACTCTCCTCAATCAGATAGGGAGCTATGGGCCACAGCGCCTTGCAAAGCTGCCTGTAGCATTGGGTGAGCGTGTGTCGAATGACTTTCAATTCCCGCTCATCCCCACAGTACAGACGATCCTTGATCAGATGCACATAAATGCCCGACACTTGATTCGCTATGAAATTCTGTATGCTGGACACAACACGATTGTACTCATAGGCATTGTAGAGCTTCTCGATCTGAAAAGTAAAGAATAGTTTTTAGCGGGGAACGACTATAATAACGactataatttttcaaattcaaataaaatttgactcttattttttgatcagaaaaatgattttaaataataaataattattactattattatttcaaagtaATATTTGACACTTCTTTTCATTCAGATGATCTTCAttagatttgattttttttttaattaaatatctttcTACTGTTGCCCACTTACCTCCTCTTCAAATCCCAATAGATGGTGCAATAGATACTTGTTCAAATAGCTGTCATCCTGCTTAGTTATAGACTGCTCCTCTTCAAGTTCCTTCTGCTGACTAATAACACCGTTCAGATAACGCAATGTGCTGCGAACTTTGCTCAGATTCTCTGCCGATTGCTGCAAGAGTTGATCGCTGACAGTAATGGCCATGTGCTGGGTGCCATGGGAAGCCACCCACCAGCGGAGGACATCCGTGCCGTACTTCTTGGTTATTTGCTTGGGTGAGATGACATTTCCCAATGATTTGGACATCTTGTGTCCCTTCTCGTCCACCGTAAAGCCGTGCACAAAGAGCGCTCTGTAAGTGGAGATGGTTTTTAAC
This genomic interval carries:
- the LOC117786301 gene encoding integrator complex subunit 9; translation: MRLYCLSGDLAKPCYIITFKGLRIMLDCGLTEQTVLNFLPLPFVQSFKLSNLPNFVPSSDHDPQMDGELKECCGRVFVDSVPEFNLPMDKMLDFSELDVILISNYLNMLALPYITENTGFKGKVYATEPTLQIGRFFLEELVDYIEVSPKACTARLWKEKLHLLPTPLSEAFRAKKWRTIFSLKDVQGSLSKVTIMGYDEKLDILGAFIATPVSSGYCLGSSNWVLSTAHEKICYVSGSSTLTTHPRPINQSALKHADVLIMTGLTQAPTVNPDTKLGELCMNVALTIRNNGSALIPCYPSGVVYDLFECLTQNLENAGLNNVPMFFISPVADSSLAYSNILAEWLSSAKQNKVYLPDDPFPHAFYLRNNKLKHYNHVFSEGFSKDFRQPCVVFCGHPSLRFGDAVHFIEMWGNNPNNSIIFTEPDFPYLQVLAPFQPLAMKAFYCPIDTSLNYQQANKLIKELKPNVLVIPEAYTKPHPSAPNLFIEQPDKKIITFKCGEIIRLPLKRKLDRIFIASELAQKILAREVAAGVSLSTLTGVLQVKDKVHCIQPCAETVKDEPNTSSSKAPSKEDVLKNVKYEYGSIDVDTLMKRLAQDGFSNIKMDRSGGHLTLQLVNEDTTIKFEDNETHIICGGKPTTRLKLRDTLLKCLQSF